A DNA window from bacterium contains the following coding sequences:
- the gatC gene encoding Asp-tRNA(Asn)/Glu-tRNA(Gln) amidotransferase subunit GatC, with product MCTDRENIKEKRGEMITKKEVEYVARLARLKLTEDEKEKYTKQLADILKYINKLNELDTEKVEPTSHVLRLSNVFREDKVRPSLKQEEILANAPEVESSHFKVKKIIE from the coding sequence ATATGCACCGATAGAGAAAATATAAAAGAGAAGAGAGGGGAAATGATTACTAAAAAGGAAGTTGAATATGTTGCCAGGTTAGCGAGATTAAAGCTGACCGAAGACGAGAAAGAAAAGTATACAAAGCAACTGGCAGATATTTTGAAATATATTAATAAACTTAATGAGCTCGATACAGAAAAAGTAGAACCTACTTCCCATGTGCTGCGTTTATCGAATGTTTTCCGCGAGGACAAGGTAAGACCGTCTTTGAAGCAGGAAGAGATTTTAGCCAATGCTCCGGAAGTGGAATCTAGTCACTTTAAAGTAAAAAAAATAATAGAATAA
- a CDS encoding cyclophilin-like fold protein: MAKKINIKTEKVTMEAELLETKTAKAIWDSLPIEAKVNTWGEEIYFAIPVNMGPEEAVDVVQEGDLGYWPQGNGFCIFFGKTPVSTKSEIRPASPVNIIGKLLGNPKDWKKVKDGEKITLDRRT, encoded by the coding sequence ATGGCAAAGAAAATCAATATAAAGACAGAAAAAGTTACTATGGAAGCAGAACTCTTGGAGACAAAAACGGCAAAGGCTATCTGGGATTCTCTTCCTATTGAGGCAAAGGTTAATACCTGGGGAGAGGAAATATATTTTGCTATTCCAGTGAACATGGGTCCGGAAGAAGCTGTGGATGTTGTCCAGGAAGGAGACCTGGGTTACTGGCCTCAAGGAAATGGTTTCTGTATTTTCTTTGGAAAGACTCCTGTTTCTACAAAGTCTGAAATAAGGCCAGCTAGCCCGGTGAATATTATTGGTAAACTTCTGGGAAATCCAAAGGATTGGAAAAAAGTAAAAGATGGCGAGAAGATAACCCTTGACAGGAGAACTTAA
- the gatB gene encoding Asp-tRNA(Asn)/Glu-tRNA(Gln) amidotransferase subunit GatB: protein MVKYETIIGLEVHVHLKTESKLFCGCSTEFGAAPNTHACPVCTGMPGILPVVNKKAVEYTIKSALALNCEVASRSIFARKNYFYPDLPKNYQISQYEEPLAQNGYLEIGTGSERKRVGITRINLEEDAGKLLHYIGSREIDGSLVDFNRCGVPLLEVVSSPDITSPEEAYTYLTTLKNILRYLEVSDCDMEKGSLRCDANVSVRLAGKKELGVKAEVKNMNSFRAIQKALEYEVKRQIKALESEERIIQETRLWDEKKERTYPMRSKEEAHDYRYFPEPDLVPLIVEKEWIENIRKTISELPDRRRERFIKEYKLSEYNAGVLTAEKPLANYFEKVVKLYNNPKVVTNWVMGELLGRLNAVNKEVEESPISPGQLAELLKLMEKGTISGKIAKTVFEEMFNSGKNPQVIVKEKKLVQITDEKEIGKIVEEVLKENPDAVEEYGKGKEKAIGHLVGQVMRKTQGKANPQLVNKILKEKLRG, encoded by the coding sequence ATGGTAAAGTATGAAACTATAATTGGCTTGGAAGTCCATGTCCATCTGAAGACAGAGTCTAAGTTGTTTTGTGGGTGCTCAACTGAATTTGGTGCAGCGCCAAACACTCATGCCTGTCCTGTCTGCACGGGGATGCCGGGGATACTACCTGTGGTTAATAAGAAGGCGGTGGAATATACAATTAAGAGTGCTTTGGCATTAAACTGCGAAGTTGCTTCACGCTCAATATTTGCGCGCAAAAACTATTTTTATCCTGATTTGCCTAAGAACTACCAGATTTCCCAATACGAGGAGCCTCTGGCTCAAAATGGCTATCTTGAAATTGGTACTGGTAGTGAAAGGAAGAGAGTGGGTATAACCAGAATTAATTTAGAAGAGGATGCGGGAAAACTTCTCCACTATATTGGTTCCCGGGAAATTGACGGGAGTCTCGTCGATTTCAATCGCTGTGGGGTTCCCCTTCTGGAGGTAGTTTCCTCTCCTGATATCACTAGCCCCGAAGAAGCTTATACTTACCTTACTACTTTGAAGAATATTCTCAGGTATCTGGAAGTATCAGATTGCGATATGGAGAAGGGTTCGCTCCGCTGCGATGCGAATGTTTCTGTGCGCTTGGCGGGGAAGAAAGAACTGGGAGTGAAAGCAGAAGTTAAGAATATGAATTCCTTCAGAGCTATCCAGAAAGCCCTGGAATACGAAGTTAAAAGACAGATTAAGGCATTGGAGAGTGAAGAGAGGATTATTCAGGAGACAAGACTGTGGGATGAGAAAAAGGAAAGAACATATCCTATGAGGAGTAAAGAGGAGGCTCATGACTATCGTTATTTTCCTGAACCAGACTTGGTGCCTTTAATAGTGGAGAAAGAATGGATAGAGAATATCAGAAAGACTATTTCCGAACTTCCCGATAGACGCCGGGAACGGTTTATAAAAGAATATAAGCTTTCAGAATACAATGCAGGGGTGCTTACTGCTGAGAAACCACTGGCTAACTATTTTGAAAAAGTAGTTAAACTGTATAATAATCCGAAGGTGGTTACCAATTGGGTAATGGGTGAGCTTCTGGGAAGATTGAATGCAGTGAATAAAGAGGTGGAGGAATCCCCGATCTCTCCTGGGCAGTTGGCAGAACTTTTGAAATTAATGGAGAAAGGAACAATTTCTGGGAAGATTGCCAAAACAGTATTTGAGGAGATGTTTAATAGTGGAAAGAATCCTCAAGTAATTGTGAAAGAGAAGAAATTAGTACAGATTACCGATGAGAAAGAGATTGGCAAGATAGTGGAAGAGGTATTAAAGGAAAATCCAGATGCTGTAGAAGAGTATGGAAAAGGTAAAGAGAAGGCTATAGGACATTTGGTTGGTCAGGTAATGAGAAAGACCCAGGGCAAAGCCAATCCCCAGTTGGTCAACAAAATATTGAAAGAGAAATTAAGAGGGTAA
- the gatA gene encoding Asp-tRNA(Asn)/Glu-tRNA(Gln) amidotransferase subunit GatA → MEIYELTAHELSEKMEKKEISSEEIVRSIYNRINQVEDKLHSFVTLTEKEALLQARNIDEKMRKGEFPGLLAGIPVAIKDNMCIKNVRTTCSSHILGNFISPYEATVVKKLRDEGAVFIGKTNMDEFAMGSSTENSYFGITRNPWDRDYIPGGSSGGSATAVASDETILAIGSDTGGSIRQPAACCGVVGLKPTYGRVSRYGLVAFASSLDQIGPFGKDVEDAALLMNVLSGYDENDSTSVNLDVPDFTKSLIENVKGIKIGVPKEYFVEGLDGEVERAVKEAIELLKSLGAKIFEISLPHTEYGVAVYYLIAPSEASANLARYDGVRYGYRSPETEDLLEEYEKTRGEGFGAEVKRRIMLGTYALSSGYYDAYYLKAQKVRTLIKKDFDEAFEKVDAIVTPTAPTPAFKIGEKVDDPLQMYLSDIFTISANLAGIPGISQPCGFSKKGLPIGLQLLAKPFDEEVLLRIAYTYEKNTEWHKRKPKL, encoded by the coding sequence ATGGAAATATATGAACTGACTGCGCACGAATTATCGGAGAAGATGGAGAAAAAAGAGATTTCTTCTGAGGAGATTGTAAGGTCCATTTATAATAGAATTAATCAGGTAGAGGATAAACTTCATAGTTTCGTTACCTTAACTGAGAAAGAGGCTTTACTCCAGGCAAGAAACATTGATGAGAAGATGAGAAAAGGTGAATTTCCAGGTCTCTTGGCAGGCATTCCTGTTGCCATCAAGGACAATATGTGTATCAAGAACGTGAGAACGACTTGCTCTTCCCACATACTGGGAAATTTCATCTCCCCTTATGAGGCTACAGTGGTTAAGAAATTGAGAGATGAAGGAGCAGTGTTTATAGGCAAAACAAATATGGACGAATTTGCCATGGGTTCCTCAACCGAGAATTCCTATTTTGGAATAACTCGTAACCCCTGGGATAGAGACTATATTCCCGGCGGATCTTCCGGTGGCTCGGCCACAGCAGTAGCTTCCGATGAAACAATTCTGGCAATAGGTTCTGATACAGGAGGTTCTATTCGTCAGCCAGCAGCCTGTTGCGGGGTAGTGGGATTAAAACCTACTTACGGCAGGGTTTCCCGTTATGGCTTGGTTGCCTTTGCCTCTTCACTGGACCAGATAGGTCCCTTTGGCAAAGATGTGGAAGATGCGGCACTTCTGATGAATGTTCTTTCTGGCTATGATGAAAACGATTCCACTTCAGTTAATCTGGATGTACCCGATTTCACCAAATCCTTAATAGAAAATGTTAAAGGTATTAAGATAGGAGTTCCCAAAGAATATTTCGTTGAGGGCTTGGATGGGGAAGTGGAAAGGGCAGTGAAAGAGGCGATAGAGCTTCTGAAAAGTCTGGGAGCAAAAATTTTCGAGATATCTCTTCCCCATACCGAGTATGGAGTGGCGGTCTACTATCTGATTGCTCCCTCTGAGGCCAGCGCCAACCTGGCCAGGTATGATGGAGTCAGGTATGGTTACCGCTCTCCAGAAACAGAGGACTTATTGGAAGAGTATGAGAAGACGAGGGGTGAAGGATTTGGTGCAGAAGTTAAGAGGAGGATAATGCTGGGTACTTACGCTTTATCTAGTGGCTACTATGATGCCTACTATTTGAAAGCCCAGAAGGTGCGTACTCTGATTAAAAAAGATTTCGATGAGGCTTTCGAGAAAGTAGATGCCATTGTGACGCCAACAGCTCCCACTCCAGCATTTAAGATTGGTGAGAAGGTTGATGACCCCTTGCAGATGTATTTATCAGATATATTTACCATTTCTGCAAACTTGGCTGGTATTCCCGGAATTTCTCAGCCTTGTGGATTTAGCAAGAAAGGACTTCCTATTGGGCTACAACTTTTGGCGAAGCCTTTTGATGAGGAGGTCCTGCTTCGCATAGCCTATACATATGAAAAGAATACAGAGTGGCACAAGAGAAAACCAAAACTGTAA
- a CDS encoding UvrD-helicase domain-containing protein, translated as MEKRTKGYNLLNDLNPPQREAVEHIQGPLLILAGAGSGKTRVITYRIAYLIERGISPWNILAVTFTNKAAGEMRERVDRLVGSKGRSVWISTFHSFGARLLREEIDKIGGSRHFIIYDEVDQLNLIKECMKELDIDEKRFKITVTQALINRAKDNLVDADSFTIYAQASDDYYRRVVADIYQLYQRKLKGSSALDFADLLMEVVRLFKEKKEILEKYQERFQYIMVDEYQDTNHAQYLLTKLLASEHKNICVVGDDDQSIYSFRGADLRNILHFEKDYEDVKVIKLEQNYRSTKNILNMAWKVVKNNRYRKEKKLWTNREEGMPVEYAQVDNEIDEANLVAEEMIRLMEEEHILRDFAVFYRTNAQSRVLEDAFRKAKINYTIVGGMRFYERKEIKDILAYLRIIINPLDSLSLKRILNVPRRGIGKRTLNYLEQYAHRYQKSLFETLTKVREIKTVSVRISSRLEDFINLIGELREKSRNLTAKELTRLVIETTGYLNELASEDTVEAESRIGNVKELVSAVGEFEEQSENKTIEVFLEQVSLIADIDTWDEENDRVTLMTFHLAKGLEFPVVFVTGLEEGLFPYADALYDQAEMEEERRLCYVGMTRAKERLYLTSASQRRLYGQWRWNEPSRFVVEAGLIKEEAGLLEGEISPDEAKGKNICSSLFSQAQADEWQVGARVRHEEFGMGKILERSGSGDDIKIIVLFGNGQWRKFLVKYAPIEKI; from the coding sequence ATGGAGAAGAGAACGAAAGGCTATAATTTACTGAATGACCTCAATCCTCCACAGAGAGAAGCGGTGGAACATATTCAAGGTCCCCTTCTCATTTTAGCCGGAGCGGGCTCGGGGAAGACCAGAGTAATTACTTATCGCATAGCCTATCTAATTGAGAGGGGTATCTCTCCCTGGAATATCCTGGCGGTTACTTTTACTAACAAAGCAGCAGGAGAGATGCGGGAAAGGGTGGACCGCTTGGTGGGAAGTAAGGGGAGGAGCGTCTGGATTTCTACTTTCCATTCATTTGGGGCACGGCTTCTACGTGAAGAAATTGATAAGATTGGTGGGAGTAGACACTTCATCATCTACGATGAGGTGGACCAGTTGAACTTAATCAAAGAGTGTATGAAAGAATTAGATATTGATGAGAAAAGATTTAAGATAACAGTAACTCAAGCACTCATAAATAGGGCTAAGGATAATCTGGTCGATGCCGATTCATTTACTATTTATGCTCAAGCTTCTGATGACTACTACCGTAGAGTTGTAGCTGATATTTATCAACTTTACCAGAGGAAGCTTAAAGGGAGTTCTGCTTTAGATTTCGCTGACCTTTTGATGGAGGTGGTTAGACTTTTTAAAGAGAAAAAAGAGATATTGGAGAAATACCAGGAGCGGTTCCAATATATTATGGTTGACGAGTATCAAGATACCAATCACGCTCAGTATCTATTGACTAAACTTTTAGCTTCAGAACATAAGAATATATGCGTTGTTGGTGACGATGACCAATCTATCTATTCATTTAGGGGGGCAGACCTGCGCAATATCTTGCATTTCGAAAAAGACTATGAAGATGTTAAAGTTATAAAATTGGAGCAGAATTATCGTTCTACAAAGAATATTCTCAATATGGCCTGGAAAGTGGTCAAGAATAACAGATATCGGAAGGAGAAGAAACTGTGGACAAATCGGGAAGAGGGAATGCCTGTGGAGTATGCCCAAGTGGATAACGAAATCGATGAGGCTAATCTGGTGGCAGAAGAAATGATTAGATTGATGGAAGAAGAGCACATTCTTAGAGACTTTGCAGTATTCTATCGGACGAATGCACAGTCGAGGGTTCTGGAAGATGCTTTCAGGAAAGCTAAAATAAATTATACCATTGTGGGAGGCATGAGATTCTATGAGCGAAAGGAGATAAAAGACATTTTGGCTTACTTAAGGATTATAATCAATCCCCTGGATTCTCTTAGTCTGAAAAGGATACTTAATGTCCCCCGTCGTGGCATAGGCAAGAGAACTTTGAACTATTTAGAACAATATGCTCATAGATACCAGAAATCGCTCTTTGAAACTCTCACGAAAGTTCGCGAGATTAAGACAGTTTCTGTGCGTATCTCTTCTCGTCTTGAAGATTTCATAAACCTGATTGGGGAGTTACGAGAGAAGAGTAGAAACTTAACGGCGAAAGAGTTAACGCGCTTGGTAATAGAGACGACAGGTTACTTAAATGAACTTGCCAGTGAAGATACTGTTGAGGCCGAGAGCAGAATTGGGAATGTAAAAGAATTGGTCTCTGCAGTGGGAGAATTTGAAGAGCAGTCAGAAAATAAGACTATAGAGGTTTTTCTGGAGCAGGTGTCTTTAATTGCTGATATAGATACCTGGGATGAGGAAAATGATAGGGTGACTCTGATGACTTTCCATTTAGCTAAAGGTCTGGAATTTCCTGTGGTCTTCGTTACCGGTTTGGAAGAGGGGCTCTTTCCTTATGCCGATGCCCTTTATGACCAGGCAGAGATGGAAGAGGAGAGGAGACTATGTTATGTGGGAATGACCAGAGCCAAGGAGAGGCTTTATCTGACTTCAGCAAGCCAGAGGCGACTTTATGGACAGTGGAGGTGGAATGAGCCTTCTCGTTTTGTGGTAGAAGCTGGCCTCATAAAAGAGGAGGCAGGTCTCTTAGAGGGAGAAATTTCTCCTGATGAGGCTAAAGGCAAAAATATTTGTTCCTCTCTGTTCAGCCAGGCTCAAGCTGATGAGTGGCAGGTTGGTGCTCGAGTGAGGCATGAGGAGTTCGGTATGGGCAAAATATTGGAACGGAGTGGTTCTGGTGATGATATAAAGATTATTGTTCTTTTCGGAAATGGTCAGTGGAGAAAATTTTTAGTAAAATATGCACCGATAGAGAAAATATAA